From the genome of Gymnogyps californianus isolate 813 chromosome 17, ASM1813914v2, whole genome shotgun sequence, one region includes:
- the LOC127023481 gene encoding opsin-5-like has translation MGNMSNASVFISTLSEREDLIFGTLYLVFGIMSLSGNSLLLLVAYRKRSMLKPAEFFIVNLAISDLSMTVTLFPLATSSFFAHRWLFNQAVCTLYAFCGVLFGLCSLTSLTVLSTVCCLKVCYPAYGNKFSPCHAGVLLLCVWAYALMFATAPLAEWGSYGPEPYGTACCITWKASSREATLYILALFIFCYLLPCLLILVSYSLILWTVRVSRRAVRQHTSPQRRARSVHSLVVKLSIAVCLGFLAAWTPYAIVALWAVLGDASQVPALAFVLSAVFAKSSTLYNPLVYLLFKPNFQKFLSKDMVLLQAIRTLLCCGCPSAALQPFLSPGFGDHPGACRNCNDTFECFSNYPKCYKLPQAPGSSPRHAPLAILADGAACQPGLKRTVQVMVLVTRKRSGLGAANVAGEAFGQIS, from the exons ATGGGAAATATGTCCAATGCCTCGGTGTTCATCTCCACGTTATCGGAGAGAGAAGACCTGATTTTTGGCACGCTTTATTTAGTCTTTG GCATCATGTCCCTCTCTGGGAACTCGCTGCTCCTGCTGGTGGCCTATCGGAAGAGGTCCATGCTGAAGCCTGCCGAGTTCTTCATCGTCAACCTGGCCATCAGTGACCTCAGCATGACGGTGACGCTCTTCCCCTTGgccacctcctccttctttgCACACAG GTGGCTGTTCAACCAGGCAGTGTGCACCCTCTATGCCTTCTGCGGGGTCTTGTTTGGGCTGTGCAGCCTCACCAGCCTGACTGTGCTCAGCACGGTTTGTTGCCTGAAGGTCTGTTACCCAGCATATG GCAACAAGTTCTCACCCTGCCACGCCggagtgctgctgctgtgcgTCTGGGCATACGCCCTGATGTTTGCCACGGCCCCCTTGGCCGAGTGGGGCAGCTACGGCCCCGAGCCCTACGGGACAGCTTGCTGCATCACGTGGAAAGCCTCAAGCAGGGAGGCCACGCTCTACATCCTCGCCCTCTTCATCTTCTGCTACCTTCTCCCCTGCCTCCTCATCCTCGTCTCCTACTCACTGATCCTCTGGACGGTGCGGGTGTCCCGGAGAGCCGTCAGGCAGCACACGTCCCCCCAGCGCAGAGCCCGCAGCGTGCACAGCCTGGTCGTGAAG ctgAGCATTGCTGTGTGCCTGGGGTTTCTGGCTGCCTGGACCCCTTATGCCATTGTTGCCCTGTGGGCAGTCCTCGGCGATGCCAGCCAGGTGCCGGCACTGGCCTTCGTGCTGTCGGCCGTCTTTGCCAAGTCCTCGACGCTCTACAACCCCCTGGTGTACCTGCTTTTCAAGCCCAACTTCCAGAAGTTCCTCTCCAAGGACATGGTGCTCCTCCAGGCCATCCGCACCCTGCTCTGCTGCGGCTGCCCGAGCGCCGCGCTCCAGCCCTTCCTGTCCCCGGGCTTCGGTGACCACCCTGGGGCTTGTAGAAACTGCAATGACACTTTTGAGTGTTTCAGTAACTACCCCAAGTGCTACAAACTCCCCCAGGCACCTGGCAGCTCGCCCCGGCATGCTCCCCTGGCTATCCTGGCCGACGGAGCTGCTTGCCAGCCGGGGCTGAAGAGGACAGTGCAGGTGATGGTGCTTGTCACACGGAAAAGGTCGGGCCTGGGTGCTGCGAATGTGGCGGGGGAAGCCTTCGGTCAGATATCATGA